From Saccharothrix espanaensis DSM 44229, the proteins below share one genomic window:
- a CDS encoding HNH endonuclease, which translates to MRVTDDAGADAGATVSVVGSGGRFEVVVAGSGVGVVELLLRRLAGYGAVLPGVDGGVRLGDLREFGEPAGRIGGLPARFSVEVGGTSAARLERDVAGRVARVDRRFGVAELMATLGDLNRYRRDGPPSLHKPLVLVWAIGQVARGHDRLYPWPAFREDVRAVLAEFGTGGATPQYPFWHLGADAGLWETHGLTKEPLVGDVHAVAGFTSRAAELLADPGVRAQALDVLRVAYLGEVDQPSLFRRVGLPVPAAPSAVDVLGALVGREIKTVTGYSNWVLDVDPASVLVRTRRSAAGESVPVRFVQDGLDRLFERGRVAADVKTLGYRSAFVAAVLATLPRAMVTRAPASVSLGYAPTVPDREFGELDRTAVARYRVEQDALRHVLIGDDPSGRCALCGRVLPVELLVAAHIKRRSECSDEERRDLRNVAMLACHLGCDRLYELGHLGVGPDGTVLAASASGALAEQLAPLAGRTSGAHHDRSAAYFAWHRDRVFRG; encoded by the coding sequence ATGCGGGTGACGGATGACGCGGGAGCCGACGCGGGCGCGACGGTCTCGGTGGTGGGGTCGGGTGGGCGGTTCGAGGTCGTGGTGGCGGGCTCGGGGGTCGGGGTGGTCGAGTTGCTGTTGCGGCGGCTGGCCGGGTACGGGGCCGTGCTTCCCGGGGTGGACGGGGGTGTTCGGCTGGGGGATCTTCGGGAGTTCGGGGAGCCGGCCGGACGGATCGGTGGGCTGCCGGCCCGGTTCTCGGTCGAGGTGGGTGGGACGTCGGCGGCCCGGCTGGAACGGGACGTGGCCGGGCGGGTGGCCCGGGTCGACCGGCGGTTCGGGGTGGCCGAGCTGATGGCGACGTTGGGCGACCTCAACCGGTACCGCCGGGACGGGCCGCCCTCGTTGCACAAGCCTCTGGTGCTGGTGTGGGCGATCGGGCAGGTCGCACGCGGCCACGATCGCCTGTACCCGTGGCCGGCCTTCCGGGAGGACGTGCGGGCGGTGCTGGCCGAGTTCGGCACCGGCGGTGCGACGCCGCAGTACCCGTTCTGGCACCTCGGGGCCGACGCCGGGCTGTGGGAGACCCACGGGCTGACCAAGGAACCCCTGGTCGGTGACGTGCACGCGGTCGCCGGGTTCACCTCCCGGGCGGCCGAGCTGCTGGCCGACCCGGGGGTGCGGGCGCAGGCCCTGGACGTGCTGCGGGTCGCCTACCTGGGCGAGGTCGACCAGCCCTCGCTGTTCCGGCGGGTCGGGTTGCCGGTGCCCGCCGCGCCCTCCGCGGTCGACGTGCTGGGTGCGCTGGTGGGGCGGGAGATCAAGACCGTCACCGGGTACTCGAACTGGGTCCTCGACGTCGACCCGGCCAGCGTCCTGGTGCGGACCCGTCGTTCGGCAGCGGGCGAGTCGGTGCCGGTGCGGTTCGTTCAGGACGGGTTGGACCGGCTGTTCGAGCGCGGGCGGGTGGCCGCGGACGTGAAAACGCTCGGATATCGCAGTGCGTTCGTCGCGGCGGTGTTGGCGACGTTGCCGCGGGCGATGGTGACGCGGGCGCCCGCCTCCGTGTCGCTCGGCTACGCGCCGACCGTGCCGGATCGCGAGTTCGGCGAGCTGGACCGCACCGCCGTCGCACGGTACCGAGTGGAGCAGGACGCGCTGCGGCACGTGTTGATCGGTGACGACCCGAGTGGGCGTTGTGCGTTGTGCGGGCGTGTGCTGCCGGTCGAGCTGCTGGTCGCGGCGCACATCAAGCGGCGGTCCGAGTGTTCCGACGAGGAGCGGCGTGATCTGCGCAACGTCGCGATGCTCGCCTGCCACCTCGGCTGCGACCGGCTCTACGAGCTCGGTCACCTGGGCGTCGGCCCGGACGGGACGGTGCTCGCGGCCTCGGCCTCCGGCGCGCTCGCCGAGCAGCTCGCGCCGCTCGCCGGGCGGACCTCCGGCGCGCACCACGACCGCTCGGCGGCCTACTTCGCCTGGCACCGGGACCGCGTGTTCCGGGGTTAG
- a CDS encoding APC family permease produces the protein MGEKITGLTVVQGTAMYVGAVLGTGVIAVPALAAQVAGPASLLAWLCLVMISVPLAATFAALGARFPDAGGVSTYARLAFGERAAAVVGWCFFFAVPSGVTASALFAGSYVAEAAGGGRVTQVGTAVVLLTLVASTNWSGLRASGRVQCVLSGLLLLLVFGAVLLSAPMVDLANLEPFAPNGWTAVGPAAALLVWSFAGWEAITHLAQEFGKPQRDLPRAVGYAVVIVALLYLSVAFATVAVLGSEVNTHAPLGELLSRALGGNLKVFAAIAAVLLTAGSMNAYVAGGAKLGAALSRDGAFPRRLAVGSVRGEVPRRSLALLVGLAFTVLVVVVVSGTGLNLLVLLTTGQFIAVYVIGAAAAVRLLPRRSRARYTAVFALVGVLVLLVVSGAVMVLPALVAVVALLFLRWNRRRRGLLDQDGNLSSVELRRRA, from the coding sequence GTGGGCGAGAAGATCACGGGCTTAACCGTCGTACAGGGCACCGCGATGTACGTCGGCGCGGTGCTCGGCACCGGCGTGATCGCGGTGCCCGCGCTGGCGGCGCAGGTGGCCGGTCCGGCGTCGCTGCTCGCCTGGCTCTGTCTGGTAATGATCTCGGTGCCGCTGGCGGCCACGTTCGCGGCGCTCGGCGCGCGGTTCCCGGACGCGGGCGGGGTGTCGACCTACGCGCGGTTGGCTTTCGGCGAGCGTGCCGCCGCCGTGGTGGGCTGGTGCTTCTTCTTCGCCGTGCCGTCGGGGGTCACGGCGTCGGCGCTGTTCGCGGGCTCGTACGTGGCCGAGGCCGCCGGCGGCGGTCGGGTCACCCAGGTCGGCACGGCCGTGGTCCTGTTGACGCTGGTCGCCTCGACCAACTGGTCGGGGCTGCGCGCTTCCGGCCGGGTGCAGTGCGTGCTGTCCGGGCTGCTCCTGCTGCTGGTGTTCGGCGCGGTGCTGCTGTCCGCGCCGATGGTGGACCTGGCCAACCTGGAACCGTTCGCCCCCAACGGGTGGACGGCCGTCGGGCCCGCCGCCGCGCTGCTGGTGTGGAGCTTCGCCGGGTGGGAGGCGATCACGCACCTGGCGCAGGAGTTCGGGAAGCCGCAGCGGGACCTGCCGCGCGCGGTCGGGTACGCGGTGGTGATCGTGGCCCTGCTCTACCTGTCGGTGGCGTTCGCGACGGTCGCCGTGCTCGGCTCGGAGGTCAACACGCACGCGCCGCTGGGCGAACTGCTGTCGCGCGCGCTGGGCGGGAACCTGAAGGTGTTCGCCGCGATCGCGGCCGTGCTGCTGACCGCCGGTTCGATGAACGCCTACGTGGCGGGCGGCGCGAAGCTCGGCGCGGCGTTGAGCCGGGACGGGGCGTTCCCGCGCCGGCTGGCCGTGGGCAGCGTGCGCGGCGAGGTGCCGCGCCGGAGCTTGGCCTTGCTGGTGGGCCTGGCCTTCACGGTCCTGGTGGTGGTCGTGGTGTCCGGCACCGGCCTGAACCTGCTGGTGCTGCTGACCACGGGCCAGTTCATCGCGGTGTACGTGATCGGCGCGGCGGCGGCCGTTCGCCTGCTTCCCCGGCGCAGCCGAGCCCGCTACACGGCGGTGTTCGCGCTCGTCGGGGTGCTGGTGCTGCTCGTGGTGTCCGGCGCGGTGATGGTGCTGCCCGCGCTGGTCGCCGTGGTGGCGCTGCTGTTCCTGCGCTGGAACCGCCGCCGGCGCGGCCTGCTCGACCAGGACGGCAACCTCTCGTCGGTGGAGCTACGTCGACGGGCGTAG
- a CDS encoding alpha/beta fold hydrolase: MPVVAVNGINLSYHVEGDGDLVVLVMGTGSPGRVWHPHQVPALRAAGFRVATLDNRGIAPTDECGSGMVIEDLVGDTAALIEHLGGGPARVVGTSMGARVAQELALARPDLVDRAVLLATAGRNDPVQNALSQGERALHDKGITLPGRYYAAVTAVFNLSPKTMRDPVAVSDWLDVFEFSGSAVGPGVRAQMDMNEFDNRLDAYRAITRPCLVVGFADDRVLPPHLAREVADAIPGARYEEVADAGHYGFLEQPAEVNRLLLEFLKG; the protein is encoded by the coding sequence ATGCCAGTAGTCGCCGTCAACGGGATCAACCTCAGCTACCACGTCGAGGGCGACGGCGACCTCGTCGTGCTCGTCATGGGCACCGGCAGCCCCGGCCGGGTGTGGCACCCGCACCAGGTGCCGGCCCTGCGCGCGGCCGGGTTCCGGGTCGCCACCCTCGACAACCGGGGCATCGCGCCGACCGACGAGTGCGGGTCCGGGATGGTGATCGAGGACCTGGTGGGCGACACCGCCGCGCTCATCGAGCACCTCGGCGGCGGCCCCGCCCGCGTGGTCGGCACGTCGATGGGCGCGCGGGTAGCCCAGGAACTGGCGCTGGCGCGGCCGGACCTGGTGGACCGGGCCGTGCTGCTGGCCACCGCCGGGCGCAACGACCCGGTGCAGAACGCGCTGTCGCAGGGCGAGCGGGCGTTGCACGACAAGGGGATCACGCTGCCCGGCCGCTACTACGCGGCGGTCACCGCGGTGTTCAACCTGTCCCCCAAGACCATGCGCGACCCGGTCGCGGTCAGCGACTGGCTGGACGTCTTCGAGTTCAGCGGCTCCGCGGTCGGCCCCGGGGTGCGGGCGCAGATGGACATGAACGAGTTCGACAACCGGCTCGACGCCTACCGCGCGATCACCCGGCCGTGCCTGGTGGTGGGCTTCGCCGACGACCGCGTGCTGCCGCCGCACCTGGCCCGCGAGGTCGCCGACGCCATCCCCGGCGCGCGCTACGAAGAGGTCGCCGACGCCGGCCACTACGGCTTCCTGGAGCAGCCGGCCGAGGTGAACCGGCTGCTGCTGGAGTTCCTCAAGGGTTGA
- a CDS encoding NACHT domain-containing protein: protein MDHRRLVRTSRLIALIGAGGVTCLVVLPIAINAATGGSAPRVLGPYATWLWPSLVLSTAVTAALAAWEPLSALLVQRRPAHPANRTAALDRVERYVRDRRDGSLAEQVRLKLGVVPRVGPSLPTRLRAPLVVHGEPGAGKTSLLLDLADALLGRARADADRPVPVVVDLGSWRRADDFAEWLLRALARRYRIGARLGRTWLRDRRLAVLFDGLDDVPAADRADCLAWITALKLPQVVVCCSTDDYERLPRYDVVQVEPLRRNDVQDLIASCAPRLDGLHEALAKNPDLVEEVRTPLAFGLLALAYRAGRAEYRGILDTYLVESAARGPGRAERTLRALRFLARISRRRVDLVARHRLPRREVWLDFVGPAVVWRLFRRAGPGALAGAVTALCLVVGLRLGLTAAGVAAVASIGLTRGRFAAPAVARARGIRWAAAGFVLGAVVVGGVALLADRLGGLVALSPVWLAHAVLPVVAYLVALGATRDRYWAVACALAPTAVSVWTGASADLLAGLAIGLASGAVVGVFTGGLTGVWESLRDLPAAGRGPRWSPVAGLVGVGLAAVLGAGVRWQAVDALTGLVVGLAVTPRCTRSYEPVAELIAKPLALDEFPLRRKAVIQSARDRVLLVDDNRFPHAVVRDHVAGCDPVELGATVERRRDGLSPTGSDPTA from the coding sequence ATGGACCACCGACGGCTCGTTCGCACCTCGCGCCTGATCGCCCTGATCGGCGCGGGCGGGGTGACGTGCCTGGTGGTCCTCCCGATCGCCATCAACGCCGCCACCGGCGGTTCCGCCCCGCGCGTGCTCGGCCCCTACGCCACCTGGCTGTGGCCCTCGCTGGTGCTGTCGACCGCGGTCACGGCCGCGCTGGCGGCGTGGGAACCGCTCAGCGCGCTGCTGGTCCAGCGCCGGCCCGCGCACCCGGCCAACCGGACCGCCGCGCTGGACCGGGTCGAGCGGTACGTACGCGACCGGCGGGACGGCTCGCTGGCCGAGCAGGTGCGGCTCAAGCTCGGGGTCGTGCCCCGGGTCGGGCCGAGCCTGCCGACCCGGCTGCGCGCGCCCCTGGTCGTGCACGGCGAGCCCGGCGCGGGCAAGACGTCCCTGCTGCTGGACCTGGCCGACGCGCTGCTGGGCCGGGCCCGCGCGGACGCCGACCGGCCGGTGCCGGTGGTGGTCGACCTCGGGTCGTGGCGGCGTGCCGACGATTTCGCCGAGTGGCTGCTGCGGGCGCTGGCGCGGCGGTACCGGATCGGCGCGCGGCTGGGCCGGACGTGGCTGCGGGACCGGCGGCTGGCGGTGCTGTTCGACGGGCTGGACGACGTGCCCGCGGCGGACCGCGCGGACTGCCTGGCGTGGATCACCGCGCTGAAGCTGCCGCAGGTCGTGGTGTGCTGCTCGACCGACGACTACGAACGACTCCCCCGCTACGACGTGGTGCAGGTGGAACCGTTGCGGCGCAACGACGTGCAGGACTTGATCGCGTCCTGCGCGCCACGGCTGGACGGGCTGCACGAGGCGTTGGCCAAGAATCCGGACCTGGTCGAGGAGGTCCGCACGCCGCTGGCGTTCGGGCTGCTCGCGCTGGCCTACCGGGCCGGCCGCGCGGAGTACCGGGGGATCCTGGACACCTACCTGGTCGAGTCCGCCGCGCGCGGGCCGGGCCGCGCCGAGCGGACGCTGCGGGCGTTGCGGTTCCTGGCCCGGATCTCCCGCCGGCGGGTGGACCTGGTCGCCCGGCACCGGCTGCCGCGCCGGGAGGTGTGGCTGGACTTCGTCGGGCCGGCGGTGGTGTGGCGGCTGTTCCGGCGGGCCGGGCCCGGTGCGCTGGCCGGTGCCGTGACGGCGTTGTGCCTGGTCGTCGGGCTGCGGCTGGGGCTGACCGCGGCCGGGGTCGCGGCGGTGGCCTCGATCGGTCTGACCCGCGGCCGGTTCGCCGCGCCGGCGGTGGCGCGGGCGCGTGGCATCCGGTGGGCGGCGGCGGGGTTCGTGCTCGGCGCGGTGGTGGTCGGCGGGGTCGCCCTGCTCGCCGACCGGCTGGGCGGGCTGGTCGCGCTCTCGCCGGTGTGGCTCGCGCACGCCGTGCTGCCGGTCGTGGCGTACCTGGTCGCGCTGGGTGCGACCCGTGACCGGTACTGGGCGGTGGCGTGCGCGCTGGCCCCGACGGCGGTGTCGGTGTGGACCGGCGCGTCGGCGGACCTGCTGGCGGGGCTGGCGATCGGGCTGGCCTCGGGCGCGGTGGTCGGGGTGTTCACGGGCGGGCTGACCGGGGTGTGGGAGTCGCTGCGCGACCTGCCGGCGGCCGGGCGCGGCCCGCGCTGGTCACCGGTCGCGGGCCTGGTCGGCGTCGGGCTCGCGGCGGTGCTGGGCGCGGGGGTGCGGTGGCAGGCCGTCGACGCGCTGACCGGGCTGGTGGTCGGCCTGGCCGTGACCCCCCGGTGCACCCGGTCGTACGAGCCGGTCGCCGAACTGATCGCGAAACCGCTGGCGTTGGACGAGTTCCCGTTGCGGCGCAAGGCGGTCATCCAGTCCGCGCGGGACCGGGTGCTGCTCGTGGACGACAACCGCTTCCCGCACGCCGTGGTCCGCGACCACGTGGCCGGGTGCGACCCGGTCGAGCTGGGCGCGACCGTGGAACGCCGCCGCGACGGGCTCAGCCCCACCGGGTCCGACCCCACGGCTTGA
- a CDS encoding TetR/AcrR family transcriptional regulator, whose amino-acid sequence MGRPRGFDDAAVVDAAMEAFWSKGYEATSTEDLCVCTGLGRGSLYNAYGSKHGLYERVLHRYAERGFGEQLVILQGPGAVKERLRALMLAVIDFDLADPARRGCLAVNAAVGAGGTDDLVAQQVRRQFGRLEAAVCHLITCGQRDGELVRDVDPLISTRFFISAYYGLRVLGKVTHDRRALEDVVDGVLARL is encoded by the coding sequence GTGGGCAGACCACGGGGTTTCGACGACGCGGCGGTCGTGGACGCCGCGATGGAGGCGTTCTGGTCGAAGGGGTACGAGGCCACTTCGACGGAGGACCTGTGCGTGTGCACGGGTTTGGGTCGAGGCAGCCTGTACAACGCCTACGGCAGCAAGCACGGCCTGTACGAGCGGGTGCTGCACCGGTACGCGGAACGGGGTTTCGGCGAGCAGCTGGTTATCTTGCAGGGACCTGGCGCCGTCAAGGAGCGGCTGCGCGCGCTGATGCTGGCGGTGATCGACTTCGACCTGGCCGACCCGGCGCGACGGGGCTGCCTGGCGGTGAACGCGGCGGTGGGCGCGGGCGGCACGGACGACCTGGTGGCCCAGCAGGTGCGACGGCAGTTCGGCCGGCTGGAAGCCGCGGTGTGCCACCTGATCACGTGCGGGCAGCGGGACGGCGAACTGGTGCGCGACGTGGATCCGCTGATCAGCACGAGGTTCTTCATCAGCGCGTACTACGGGCTGCGGGTGCTGGGCAAGGTCACCCACGACCGGCGTGCGCTGGAAGACGTCGTCGACGGCGTGCTGGCCCGGCTGTAG
- a CDS encoding toll/interleukin-1 receptor domain-containing protein, whose product MCRVFVNYRTGDEEVCATLVDRELSAVFGDANVFRAGKSIPLGAQFEEDLLRNVWRSDVLVAVVGRRWLAATDRSGVRALDNPADWTRRELLEALSHQVLVIPLLVNGADRLSADVLPVELAELATRQYLRLDTRDIATGLQRLVERLGQECGGIPDPPAERPATPSSPTAHHGGIGSISGHQVTAVTAPAGPVNTGSGNQVVQHGEYGDGTTFVFGGRNAARQRFTRRDRDLP is encoded by the coding sequence ATGTGCCGCGTATTCGTCAACTACCGGACCGGTGACGAGGAGGTCTGCGCGACGCTGGTCGACCGCGAGCTCTCCGCGGTCTTCGGCGACGCCAACGTGTTCCGTGCGGGCAAGTCGATCCCGCTCGGCGCCCAGTTCGAGGAGGACCTGCTGCGCAACGTGTGGCGCAGCGACGTGCTCGTGGCGGTGGTGGGCAGGCGGTGGCTCGCCGCGACCGACCGCAGCGGCGTCCGGGCGCTGGACAACCCCGCCGACTGGACCCGCCGTGAACTCCTGGAGGCGCTCAGCCACCAGGTCCTGGTGATCCCGCTGCTGGTCAACGGCGCGGACCGGCTCTCGGCGGACGTGCTGCCGGTCGAGTTGGCCGAGCTCGCGACCCGCCAGTACCTGCGTCTGGACACCCGGGACATCGCCACCGGTCTGCAACGGCTGGTCGAGCGGCTCGGCCAGGAGTGCGGCGGGATCCCGGACCCGCCCGCCGAGCGGCCCGCGACGCCGTCGTCCCCGACCGCGCACCACGGCGGCATCGGCTCGATCAGCGGTCACCAGGTCACCGCCGTCACGGCCCCCGCCGGCCCGGTCAACACGGGCTCGGGCAACCAGGTCGTCCAGCACGGCGAGTACGGCGACGGCACGACGTTCGTCTTCGGCGGCCGCAACGCCGCCCGGCAACGGTTCACGCGCCGCGATCGGGACCTGCCATGA
- a CDS encoding CoA-binding protein — MSEPWGDTDRIRRVLAECGTWAVVGLADHPHRAAYGVARFLQQHGKRIVPVHPDAETVLGEQGYPTLADIPFPVDCVDVFRRSEAAGQFADEAVAIGAKAVWFQLDVLDERAHDRATAAGLDVVMDRCPAIEWAANGPRAGR; from the coding sequence ATGAGCGAACCGTGGGGTGACACCGACCGGATCCGCCGGGTGCTGGCCGAGTGCGGGACGTGGGCCGTCGTCGGGTTGGCCGACCACCCGCACCGCGCGGCCTACGGCGTGGCGCGGTTCCTCCAGCAGCACGGCAAGCGGATCGTGCCGGTGCACCCGGACGCCGAGACCGTGCTCGGCGAGCAGGGCTACCCGACGCTCGCCGACATCCCGTTCCCGGTCGACTGCGTGGACGTGTTCCGCCGCTCCGAGGCCGCCGGGCAGTTCGCCGACGAAGCCGTCGCGATCGGCGCGAAGGCCGTCTGGTTCCAGCTCGACGTGCTCGACGAGCGGGCCCACGACCGCGCCACCGCCGCCGGCCTCGACGTGGTCATGGACCGCTGCCCGGCCATCGAGTGGGCCGCTAACGGGCCCCGCGCCGGGCGGTGA
- a CDS encoding pentapeptide repeat-containing protein has translation MTELRADCERCFGLCCVVPAFARSSDFAIDKPARTPCRNLDAGFGCGIHTELRQRGFQGCTVYDCFGAGQRVAQVSFGGRSWRDAPETAGLMFDVFPVVRELHEILWHLTEALGLAVPARLRAELAAARSAVEEAAGGPPEAVAALDVGPHWRTAGGLLERVSEHVRGKGAKSRRGADLIGKNLRKADLRGTSLRGALLIGADLTRADLRRADLIGADLRGANLAGADLTTALFLTQVQVDAAKGDAATLLPPALTRPTHWR, from the coding sequence ATGACCGAGCTGCGCGCCGACTGCGAGCGGTGCTTCGGGCTGTGCTGCGTGGTGCCCGCGTTCGCCAGGTCGTCGGACTTCGCGATCGACAAGCCGGCCCGCACGCCGTGCCGCAACCTCGACGCCGGGTTCGGCTGCGGCATCCACACCGAGCTGCGGCAGCGGGGTTTCCAGGGCTGCACGGTCTACGACTGCTTCGGCGCGGGCCAGCGGGTCGCGCAGGTGAGCTTCGGCGGGCGCAGCTGGCGTGACGCGCCGGAGACCGCCGGCCTGATGTTCGACGTGTTCCCGGTGGTGCGGGAGCTGCACGAGATCCTCTGGCACCTGACCGAGGCGCTGGGGCTGGCGGTCCCGGCCCGGCTGCGCGCCGAGCTCGCCGCGGCCCGGTCCGCGGTGGAGGAGGCGGCGGGCGGCCCGCCCGAGGCGGTGGCGGCCCTGGACGTCGGCCCGCACTGGCGGACGGCCGGCGGCCTGCTGGAGCGGGTGAGCGAGCACGTCCGGGGCAAGGGCGCGAAGTCCCGGCGGGGTGCCGACCTGATCGGCAAGAACCTGCGCAAGGCCGACCTGCGCGGCACCAGCCTGCGCGGCGCGCTCCTGATCGGCGCCGACCTCACCCGCGCCGACCTGCGCCGCGCCGACCTGATCGGCGCGGACCTGCGCGGGGCGAACCTCGCCGGCGCCGACCTGACCACCGCCCTGTTCCTCACCCAGGTCCAGGTGGACGCCGCGAAGGGCGACGCCGCCACGCTCCTACCACCCGCCCTGACCCGCCCGACCCACTGGCGCTGA
- a CDS encoding RidA family protein yields the protein MRRAILSGSTFEEQVGYARAVVDGDWVHVSGTTGFDYSAMTISDDVVAQVEQCLANIGAALAEADCTFADVLRVTYYVPDPADFEPCWPALRAAFGEFRPAATMLVCGLADPRMKIEIEVTARRGAR from the coding sequence ATGAGGCGAGCGATCCTGTCCGGTTCCACGTTCGAAGAGCAGGTCGGCTACGCGCGGGCCGTCGTGGACGGCGACTGGGTGCACGTGTCCGGGACCACCGGGTTCGACTACTCGGCCATGACCATCTCCGACGACGTGGTGGCGCAGGTCGAGCAGTGCCTGGCGAACATCGGCGCGGCGCTGGCCGAGGCCGACTGCACGTTCGCCGACGTGCTGCGGGTCACCTACTACGTGCCCGACCCGGCCGACTTCGAGCCGTGCTGGCCGGCCCTGCGCGCCGCGTTCGGCGAGTTCCGGCCGGCCGCGACGATGCTGGTGTGCGGCCTGGCCGACCCCCGGATGAAGATCGAGATCGAGGTCACCGCCCGGCGCGGGGCCCGTTAG
- the recQ gene encoding DNA helicase RecQ — protein MDSHEVLRRVFGYDSFRGDQSEIVEHVIAGGDALVLMPTGGGKSLCYQIPSLVREGVGVVVSPLIALMQDQVDALRHLGVRAGFLNSTQDPGERAMVEAEFLAGELDLLYLAPERLRVEQTVRLLERGKIALFAIDEAHCVSQWGHDFRPDYLALSHLHERWPDVPRIALTATATKTTHEEIAERLKLGAARHFVASFDRPNIQYRIVPKNEPKKQLLELLRNEHAGDAGIVYCLSRNSVEKTAEFLEQNGVRALPYHAGLDSGTRARNQSRFLREDGLVMVATIAFGMGIDKPDVRFVAHLDLPKSVEGYYQETGRAGRDGLPSTAWLAYGLQDVVQQRKMIDDSEGDQQHRRRLIAHLEAMLALCETVECRRVQLLEYFGQTGVPCGNCDTCLVPPETWDGTVPAQKVLSTIYRLRSERRQKFGAGQSIDILLGRKTAKVIQFDHDGLSVFGIGTELNESGWRGVVRQLLAQGLLAVEGEYSTLALTPASEEVLYQGRKVLMRREAERAAKVKTAKPKKGEAVDLPAEAAPVFERLRAWRAAQAKEQGVPAYVIFHDATLRQIAATAPGTLAELGTVNGVGENKLAKYGQQILDTLAS, from the coding sequence GTGGATTCGCATGAGGTTCTGCGAAGGGTCTTCGGTTACGACTCCTTTCGCGGCGACCAATCGGAGATCGTGGAGCACGTCATCGCCGGCGGTGACGCGCTCGTCCTCATGCCCACCGGCGGCGGCAAGTCGCTCTGCTACCAGATCCCGTCGCTGGTCCGCGAGGGCGTCGGCGTGGTCGTCTCGCCGCTGATCGCGCTGATGCAGGACCAGGTCGACGCGCTGCGCCACCTCGGCGTGCGCGCCGGGTTCCTCAACTCCACCCAAGACCCGGGCGAGCGGGCCATGGTGGAGGCCGAGTTCCTGGCCGGCGAGCTCGACCTGCTCTACCTGGCCCCCGAGCGGCTCCGGGTGGAGCAGACCGTGCGGTTGTTGGAGCGCGGGAAGATCGCGCTGTTCGCGATCGACGAGGCGCACTGCGTCTCCCAGTGGGGCCACGACTTCCGGCCCGACTACCTGGCGCTGTCGCACCTGCACGAGCGGTGGCCGGACGTGCCGCGCATCGCGCTCACCGCGACGGCGACCAAGACCACCCACGAGGAGATCGCCGAGCGGCTCAAGCTGGGCGCGGCCAGGCACTTCGTGGCCAGCTTCGACCGGCCCAACATCCAGTACCGGATCGTGCCCAAGAACGAGCCGAAGAAGCAGCTGCTGGAACTGCTGCGCAACGAGCACGCGGGCGACGCCGGAATCGTCTACTGCCTGTCCCGCAACTCGGTGGAGAAGACCGCCGAATTCCTGGAGCAGAACGGCGTGCGGGCGCTGCCGTACCACGCCGGTCTCGATTCCGGCACGCGCGCCCGCAACCAGTCGCGGTTCCTGCGCGAGGACGGCCTGGTGATGGTCGCGACCATCGCCTTCGGCATGGGCATCGACAAGCCGGACGTCCGGTTCGTCGCCCACCTCGACCTGCCGAAGTCGGTCGAGGGCTACTACCAGGAGACCGGTCGCGCCGGCCGTGACGGGCTGCCGTCCACGGCGTGGCTGGCCTACGGCCTGCAGGACGTGGTCCAGCAGCGCAAGATGATCGACGACTCGGAGGGCGACCAGCAGCACCGCCGCCGGCTGATCGCCCACCTCGAGGCGATGCTGGCCCTGTGCGAGACGGTGGAGTGCCGCCGCGTCCAGCTCCTGGAGTACTTCGGCCAGACAGGCGTGCCGTGCGGCAACTGCGACACCTGCCTGGTCCCGCCGGAGACGTGGGACGGCACGGTGCCCGCGCAGAAGGTGCTCTCCACGATCTACCGGCTGCGCAGCGAGCGCCGGCAGAAGTTCGGCGCGGGCCAGTCGATCGACATCCTGCTGGGCCGCAAGACCGCCAAGGTGATCCAGTTCGACCACGACGGGCTGTCGGTCTTCGGCATCGGCACCGAGCTGAACGAGAGCGGCTGGCGCGGGGTCGTGCGGCAGCTGCTGGCGCAGGGCCTGCTGGCGGTCGAGGGCGAGTACTCGACGCTCGCGCTCACCCCCGCCAGCGAGGAGGTCCTCTACCAGGGCCGCAAGGTGCTGATGCGGCGTGAGGCCGAGCGGGCCGCCAAGGTCAAGACGGCCAAGCCGAAGAAGGGCGAGGCGGTCGACCTGCCCGCCGAGGCCGCGCCGGTGTTCGAGCGGCTGCGCGCGTGGCGGGCGGCGCAGGCCAAGGAGCAGGGCGTCCCGGCCTACGTGATCTTCCACGACGCGACGCTGCGGCAGATCGCCGCGACCGCGCCGGGCACGCTGGCCGAGCTCGGCACGGTCAACGGCGTGGGCGAGAACAAGCTGGCCAAGTACGGGCAGCAGATCCTGGACACGTTGGCGTCATGA